CGATTGCCCGCGGCTATCTGGAAGGCAACGGCCTCGACCTTGCCGTGCAGCCTGCCTTCGTCACCCTCGATGTGGCCGATGAGGAACGGACGGCCATGACGTTCCGGGTATGGGCGGTCAGGCCGAACTCGCACAGCCCCTGACTCTCTCATAATACCTGAGTCAAATACGCTAAGATTATGGCAGGAGGAAGACCAGCCATGATCTTCGGCCCCTATACCTTTCTGATCCTGATCATTTTCGTCGCCTCTCTGCTGATCCAGGGTTACCTGAGCCGCACCTACGGCCAGTGGGGCAACGTCCGCAACAGCCGGAACCTGACCGGCGCGGAACTGGCCCGCCGGATGCTGGACGAGAACGGCCTCTCGAATGTGCCGGTGAACCCTGTCCCCGGCAACCTCAGCGACCACTACGACCCCATCCGGAAGGTCGTGAACCTGTCGGAAGCCAACTACTACAGCCCCAGCGTCAGTGCGCTGGCGGTCGCCGCCCACGAGGTCGGGCACGCCATTCAGGACAAGGTGCGGATGCCCGCCCTGGTGCTGCGCGGACATCTGGCGGTGCCCCTCAGCCTGGGGATGAACCTCGCGCCGCTGCTGCTGCTCGCGGGCGTGTTCCTGCACTTCACCGGCCTGATCTGGCTGGGCGTGATCCTGTTCGGGGCGGCCCTGCTGTTCCACCTGATCACCCTGCCGGTCGAGTTCGACGCCAGCCGCCGCGCGCTCGCCTATCTGAACGGGCGCGGCCTGACCGGTGGCCGCGAGAGCCAGGGGGCCCGCGCGGTCCTCACCGCCGCCGCCCTCACCTACGTCGCCGGTTTCGCGATGGCCCTGGCGCAACTGCTGAACGTGCTGGGGATTGCGCGCAGCCAGGAGGACTGAGGGAGAGCTTTCAGCGGTCAGCTTTCGGCAAGAACAGAGAACGCCCCGGCATGAAGCTGGGGCGTCTTGCTTTTCCTGACGGCTGAAAGCTGATCGCTCCTACACGTTGAACCCGAACATCCGCATCTGCCGCTTGCCGTCCTCGGTCATCTTGTCCGGGCCCCAGGGCGGCGTCCACACGAATTCGACATTCACCTCGTTCACGCCGTCCAGCCGTCCGACCGCCATCTCGGCGTCGGCGCGGATCAGGTCCTGCACCGGGCAACCGACGCTGGTGAGCGTCATGGTGATGTCCACCAGGCCACCGGGCATGATGTCCACACCGTAGATCAGGCCCAGGTCCACCACGTTCACCGGAATCTCGGGGTCCTTGACGACCTTCAGGGCTTCGAGCACCTGCGCCTCGGTGGGCAGGGTGGCCGCGTCCTGGGGGGCGGCGTTCGTGTTGCTGTCTTCCATCAGGCGCTCCCTTCCTCGGTGGGCAGGCCCGCGTCCTTCCAGGCCAGCGTGCCGCCCTCCAGGTTCACGACCTTCGCATAACCGTTGTCCAGCAGGTACTGCCCGGCGCGGGCGCTGCGGGCGCCGCTGCGGCAGATCATCACCAGCTCGCGGTCTTTGGGGAGTTCCGCGTAGCGGGCCTCGAACTCGCTGAGGGGCAGCAGCGTGGCGCCCCCCGCGTGCACCTCCTGGTACTCGTTCGGCTCGCGCACGTCCACCAGCAGGGCCCCTTCCTGCACCATCCTCTGCCCCTCGGCGGGCGACACGTCCTTCAGGGAATCGGCCTTCATGTGAGACAGCATACAGGCGCCCGCCGGGACGTATGGTGCGGGCGTACACTCCGGTCATGACCCTGCCCGTCGGCGTGACCCTGATCGACCTGCGCCCGGCGGAACTGCGCCTGCGCGAGCCGCTTTCGGGCCTGACCTCCCTGCCCGTCCTGGCGGTCACGCTGGACGCCATCGAGGACGGCACACACGGCCTGAGCGCGGACCTGGGGCCGCTGGTCGTGATCTGCGAACGGGGCGCCCGCTCCGGCCTGGCCGCCCGTTACCTCCAGGCGGACGGCCTCCAGGCCAGTGCCTACCCGGGTGGCGTCCCCGCCCTGCGCCGTGAGCTGGACAGGGGAGGGGCCGCGACAGAGGACAACCCGGGTTGACTCTCCGCTCATGCCCGGCTCGCCGCTGCGGCGCACCATGAAGCATGTCCCCCAAAGACCGCTACAACGAAGGCGACCGTGACCACAGCCACAACCCCGGCGCCAACCACGGCAGCCCGGACAAGAAGGGGGGCGACGGCGAACGCCACCGCGACGGCAGCGACAGCGGCGGCGGCAAGCACGGCGGCCATGACAGCAACAAGGACAGAAATGACAAGAGTTGACGGCCTGTCATAGCCCCGTAACCCGCCCGTCCCAGGCTGAGGTATGACGCACCCCGGAAACACCATCCTGGTGACCACCGACGCGAGCGAGCTGGGGCACCGCGCTCTGGCACACGCGCAAGCCCTGGCCCGCGCCCTGCACGCCGACCTGACCGTGCTGTACGTGCAGCCGGACCCGCTGCCCACGATGGCCGAGGCCTACGTCTACGTGCCGAGCAACACCGACCAGGCGCAGGAGGAGGCTCTGCGCGACATCCGTGATGATCTCGCGCGCCGTCTGCCGGGGGCGCGGGTGCGGGTGAAGCACGCCGATGGGCACCCCATCCCGCGTCTGATCATCGAGGCCGCGCGCGAGGAGGGGGCCGCCCTGATCGTGATGAGCACGCACGGCCGCAGCGGTCTGGGCCGCGCCCTGCTGGGCAGCGTGGCCGAGGCGGTCGCCCACCACGCTCCCGTGCCGGTGCTGCTGGTCCGCGCCGGTCATGAGGTGAAGGACTGGACCAGCGGGGAAACCGGCCCCGGCTGACCGGTTCCCTCGCTCACGCTCCGGCCGGGGGCGTTCGGCTAGACTGGCGCGTTATGGCGCGTGCCCGAGTGAAACCCGAAGTGATGAGTCCCGTCGGCGGCTGGCCGCAACTGCGCGCGGCGGTGGAGGCCGGGGCGGACGCGGTGTTCTTCGGGGTGCAGTCCACCCGGGGTCAGGGGTTTCACGCGCGGGCCAAGGTCGGCTTCACGGACGAGGAACTCCCCGACCTGATGCGGACCCTGCACGAGCGCGGCGTGCAGGGCTTCGTGACCTTCAATGTCCTGGTGTTCGACCGCGAACTGCGCGAGGCGGAACGGCAGCTGATGCACCTGGCGCAGTCCGGCGTGGACGCGATCATCGTGCAGGATCACGGCGTCGCGCGCCTGGCGCACGAGATCTGCCCCGACCTCCCCATCCACGGCAGCACGCAGATGAGCATCACCTCCGCCGAGGGCGCGGAACTGGCGCGGCGATGCGGCGCCAGCCGCGTCGTGCTGGGCCGCGAGCTGTCCCTGCGCGACATCGCCCGCATCGCCGCGCAGACGGACCTGGAACTGGAAACCTTCGTCCACGGGGCGCTCTGCGTGAGCTACAGCGGCCAGTGCTTTTCCAGCGAGGCGTGGGGTGGGCGCAGCGCCAACCGCGGCCAGTGCGCGCAGGCGTGCCGTCTGCCCTATGAACTGCTGGTGGACGGCGTTCACCGTGACCTGGGTGACGCCCGCTACCTGCTCTCGCCCGGCGACCTGTACGCGCTGCATCAGGTGCCCGACCTGATGAACGTCGGCGTCAACTGCCTGAAGATCGAGGGCCGCTACAAGGACGCGGATTTCGTCGCCCTGACCACCGCCGCCTACCGCCGGGCCGTGGATGAAGCCTGGGCGGCCCTGCCCCTCAGCGTGACCCCGCAGGAAGAACGCGATCTGGAGCAGGTGTACTCGCGCGGTCTGGGGCCGCATTTCATCGGCGGCACCAACCATCAGCAGGTGGTGCGGGGCCGTGCGCCCAGGCACCGGGGCGTGCGCGTCGGCACCGTGCGCGGCACCACCGAACGCGGGGTGCTGGTCGAACTCTCGGAAGAGGTCCGGCCCGGCGACGGCCTGGTCTTCGATTCGGCCAACTGGCGGACGCCCGAAGGCCGTGAGGAGGGCGGCTTCCTGTACGGTCTGTGGCAGCGCGGTCAGCCGGTCGAGGCCGTGCGGCCCGGTGAGACGGCGGAACTCCGCTTCGGGCGCGGCGCGGTGGACCCGGCCCGCGTGAAGGCGGGCGACCCGGTCTGGCGCACCCACGACCCGACGCTGAGCGCCCGCGTCAAGCCGCTGCTGGAGGCGAATGATCCGGTTCACACCCGACCCGTCACCGCCCATTTCCGGGGATGGGTCGGGGAAGTCCCGGCCCTCACCCTGGCGGACGAACAGGGGCGCAGCGTCACCGTGACCCTGCCCGACGCCCTCCAGCCCGCCCGCAACCGCGCTCTGGACGAGGCGGCCCTGCGCGAGCAGCTCGGCAAGCTGGGCGGCACCGGCTACCACCTCGCCGCCCTCACCGTGGAACTGGCCGGGGCAGGGTTCCTCCCCGTCTCGCAGCTCAACGCGCTGCGCCGCGAGGCGGCCGAGCAATTGACGGCCCTGCGCGGCCAGGCTCCCGAACGGCGCATCACCCCCCGGCTGGACGAGGTCTTGCGGGAGGCAGGTCAGAAAAGCCGCGCTGGAGCGGGCGAGGGACAGCCCCGCCTCCACGTCCTCGTCCGCACGCCCGAACAGCTTGGCGCGGCCATTGAAGAGCGGCCCGACTCGATCACGCTCGATTACCTCGAACTGTACGGCCTGAAGCCCAGCGTGGAGCGGGTGCGCGGGGCGGGGATTCCGGTGCGGGTCGCCAGCCCGCGCATCCTCAAGCCCACCGAGCAGAACCTCCAGAAGTTCCTGCTCTCGCTGGGGGCCGACCTGCTGGTGCGTTCGGGTGGCCTGCTGGAAGGCTTGCAGACCATGCCGGACCTCCCCGCCCTGACTGGCGATTTCAGCCTGAATGCGGCAAACGTCCTCACCACGCGGGCGCTGCTCGACCTGGGGCTGGAGCGGGTCACGCCCACGCACGACCTGAACGCCCGGCAGGTCACTGAGCTTGCCTCCCTGGTCGGTGCGGAGCGGCTGGAAGTCATCGCCTACCAGCACCTCCCCGTCTTCCACACCGAGCACTGCGTCTTCTGCCGGTTCCTGTCGGAAGGCACCGACTACACGAGCTGCGGCCATCCCTGCGAGTCGCACCGGGTCGCCCTGCGCGACGAGCGCGGCGTCGCCCATCCCGTCATGGCCGACGTGGGCTGCCGCAACACGGTCTTCGAGGGACGGCCCCAGGTCGCGGGCGCGCATCTCGGAGACTGGCTGGCGGCGGGGCTGCGGGAATTCCGCCTGGAATTCGTCCACGAGACGCCCGAACAGGTCCGTGACGTGATCCGCGCCCACCGCGCCTTCCTGGCGGGCGAACTGGCAGCGGCGGCTCTGGAAGCCCGCTTGCAGGCCCTCTCCGACCAGGGCACCACCGAGGGCAGCCTGTTTGTCCCGGAAGGCTTCGACCGCCTGCCTGCCCTGCCGGTCCTCTGAAGGCGGCCGGTCGTCTAGACTGCCTAAAGGCTGGCTTGAGCCAAAGTTCATATTCCCGGGGGGGCCTGATCCGGTACGGTGGTTCATGCGTGGAGCGGAACCTGTCAAGACCGAACGGCATGACGTAGGCGCGCGGCAGCATCACACGAACACGGGTATCCGCCCGGTTCACACCTACCGCGAACACGCCCACGGCCTGTTCGTCGCGCGTGACTTCGTGGCGCACCCCCGCATCCGGCACTGGCAGGCACACCTGTTGCCCGCCCTGGGCGCGGTGGTCTGCCGCTACGACTTCCACGGCCTGCGCGAACACGATTACTACATCGACATTGCCACGGTCACCCGTGTGGATGACCTCTGGACCGTCCGCGACCACTACCTCGACCTCCTGGTTCACGAAGGCATGGCCGCCGAGATCGTGGATACCGGTGAACTGCTCGCCGCGCATGACGCGGGCTTCATCGGTACCGCCGAGTTGCATCACGCCGTCACCACCGCGCACCAGGTGCTCTCCGGGCTCGCCCGCGCCCGCTACGAGCTGGGCGGGTGGCTGGCCGGGCAGGGGATCGAGCTGGACTGGCTGAGCGTGCCGGAGTACCTGACCGCGTAGGCCACTGCGCCGACGCTGCCGGTCCGGGTGGCCCGCTAGATTGGGCCATGCCCGCTGATGCCGCCCAAGCCCGCCTGGAAGCCGCGTTGCCCGCCGCACTCACCCGGATCACCTCCACCCCGGGCGTCTATGCGGTGCTGTGGTGCGGCAGCGCCCAGCGGGGAGAGGCGGACGCTCACAGCGACCTCGATGTTCATGCGTTGGTCACGGGAGATCACCGCTGGCGCAGCAGCTTCACCCTGGAGGGCGTGCTGGTGGAGGTCTTTCACAACCCGGCGCGGAAGGTCCGGGCGCTTCTGGAAGAGCCGGATCATGCCACCGTCGCCATGTTCGCGCAGGGCCGCGCCCTGGTAAACCACCCCGAGCTGGCGGAACTGATGGCGAGGGCTCGCGCGGTTCATCTGGCCGGTCCCTCCCCACGCGCCCTGACCCCATTCGAGCGGCACCTGCTGGTCGATGAGGTCGTCGAGGCCCGCGCGACGGCGGGGGACCCCCTGCACCCCCTCCTGGTGGCGAACGCGACCCGCAGAGCCGTCCGCGCCCTGTACGCTGCGCGCGGCTGGTGGGAGGTGAAGCCCCGACACTGGCTGCGCGATCTGAACGACCACGATCCGGTGGCGGCCCGGCATCTCCACGCCGCCCTGACCGCGCCCCGACCGGGCGAGCGCCAGGCGGCCTTAGAAGCCCTGGCCCTCTGTGTGCTGGACAGCCTGGCGTATGGCGAGAGCGTCACCGAAGCGCAGGCCGTGCCCTGACATTCAGGTCAGCGGCACTTCCGCCTGCGTGCCGGGGGGAAGGCTCAGGAGCTTCCGGAGCGGTTCCTCCCCGTGCTTCAGCAGATACGTCAGGAAGTTCATCTCGCGCTCCTGCGGGACACCGCCCGGCAAAAGGTGCTTTTTGAGCCGGGTCAGTTGCCGCGTCCGGTCGTCCTCCTGCCGGGCCAGCGCGCGCAGGGCGAGGGCCTGGAGGTGCGCGATGCGGGCCGTGGTGCGGGTGCGGGTCCGTTCGGCCGCCCCCTCCAGCGTGGGGTCGAGGGCGGCGAGGTCGGTGGTGAGGGCATAGAGCTCGGCCTCCAGCGCGGCGAGCCGCTGGGCCGACGCCGCCTCCGCCCCCCGTTCCCGCGCCAGCGCCCGGCCCAGCACCCCCTCCGGGTCGGCCTGCACCTGCGCGGCCGTCGCGTTCAGGCGCGAGAGCAGCCGCACGACGTTCGGCTCCAGCCAGGTCACACTCAGACGCGGCCACAGCAGCGGTTGCCGCAGCCCGTGCAATTCGTACACCTCCGCGAGTTGCGCCCCATAGGCGATCTCGCCCGGCCCGACCACAAAGGCCAGCGTGGGCAGCAGCGCGTCCTGTACGGCCGGGCGCAGGCCCGCCGCCGGGGTCACGCGCGACGGGTCGGCGGCCAGCACGGCCTGCACCTCCTCCGGGGTATATGGGCGCGTGTCGGTGTGAAACCGCTGCCCGTCGAAGCGCAGGAGCCGCCGCTGCCCGTCCTCCTCCTCGATGAAGAGGTTGGTCGCGCCCTGGGGGCGGCGCAGTTGCGGGATGAACCCCTCCGCTTCCAGCCGCCCCGCCGCCGCCTCGATGCGTGTGGGGCCTTCCAGCGGACGCTCCAGCTCGCGGGCGAGGGTGGGGGCCATCAGCCGAGCCAGGGCCGGATGCAGCGGGTCCAGCACCAGCACCCCGGCGGGTGCGAGGAGGCCGTGAATCAGCCGGGCGAACACGTCCGCGTAACTGCCGCCGCCCGCCAGAGCCCGCTCCACCCGCGCGCGCACCGCCGCCCGGTACTCCGGCGCCGTGTCGAAGCGGTCCAGCAGACTCAGCACCTGCGCCGTCCACTCTTCAAGCCAGGGCACCCGGCCCACCGGGACGCCTTCCGGCACGTCCAGCGTCAGGCGGTGCAGGTCCTCGGCGTGGTCGAGCAGGGTGGTGGAGGCGACCTCCGCCGCGTCGTGGTCCTGGCTGGCGACCCAGTACACGGCGACCACCGGGGCGTCTTCCCGGTCGAGTTGCCGGGCGAGCAGCGCCGCGTCCGCGCCCTTGTGGACGCTGTAGGCCGGGCCGGTCAGGAGGCCCGCCTGCTGCCCGGTCACCACCACCCGCGAGGCCGGGTGCGCCAGGCGCGCCAGCAGGCCCTCCACGTCCGCGTCCAGCGTGCCCAGGTCGCGGTGATAGGCCCGCAGGGCTCCAGCCAGGGCCGCCCGGTCCACATCGGGCCGCGTCTCTCCGGCCGCTCGCTCCAGATCGCCCGGCCCCAGCCGGAAGAAGGCGGGCAGGTCGCCCGCCCGGTATGCCGCTGCCATGCTTCTCGTCAAGATGTCACCTTTGTCCAGGGGCCGGAGGTGCCCTCTGTCCTCAAGCCCCTTCTGCTTTACATTCTACAGCACACGCGGGCCGTTGCCGGAGCGGCCTACCGCAATGGCTCGCGCGCGGCCGTCAGCAGGCCGCTGCGGTCGGTCAGGATGATGCGCCGGTAGCCCAGGTCGAGCAGCCCCCGTGCCCGGAAATCGCCCAGCAGCTTGGTGATGGTTTCGCGCGTGCTGCCCACCACATGCGCGAGGTCCTGGTGAGACACCCGCTCCCGCAGGGCCAGCGTGCCGCCGTCGGGCCAGGGGCCTTCGCGCTCGGCGAGGGCCAGCAGGGCCAGCGCCAGCCGCTGCGAAACCTCCATGAACACCAGGGCCGCCAGACGTTCCTGCACCCCCCGGGTCTGCCGCGTGACCTGCTCGGTCAGGGCCACGCCGACGGCCGGATGCGCCTGCGTCAGCCGCGTCAGGGTTTCCCCGCCCAGCAGCAGCGCCTCGGTGTCGTCCATCGCCTCGGCATACATCCCGTATACCGCGCCGGGCAGCAGCGCCGCCGCGCCCAGCAGGTCCCCCGGGCCGTGCACGTCCAGCGTGACTTCCCGCGCCCCTCCTCCCAGGCGGTACAGCCGCACGCTGCCGCGCATCAGGACAAACAGCGTTTCGGCCGGGTCCTCCGGGTGAAACAGCAACCCGCCCCGCGCCCAGCGGCCCACGCGCGCTGCGGCCACCACCTGCGCCTGCGTTTCCTGCGGCAGCGCCCCGAATGGCCCGGACATCATGAGGACAGTGTGCCATATCAGGTCCCCGGGGGCAGGGGGCCGGGCGGGAGAGAGGGCCCGCGCTGCCCCCGACCCGCGCCAGAGGCCGTGTTAGAATCCCCGCCACGCATGACCCGACCCGACCCGACCGCCCCGCCGCCGACCGGGCAGCGCCTCACCCTGTTTGACCTGCCGCTGGACGTGGTGACCCTGGAGCAGACCCTGGACCGGCTGGGCGCCTGGATGTTCGCCTCCCCCCGCACCCCCCACACGGTGGTCACGCTGAACCCCGAGCTCATCGTGCAGTCCCGCACGCAACCCGAGTTCCTGCGGGCCGTGCGGGAGGCCGACCTGGTGACCGCCGACGGCGTGGGCATCGTCTGGGCGGTGCGGCAACTGGACGGCCGCGAGGTGCCGCGCGCCCCCGGCTACGACATCGTGAAGGGCCTAATGGAGCGGCACGGCGCGGACCTGCGGGTCTTCTTCCTGGGGGCCAAGCCCGGCGTCGCGGAACAGGCCGCGCAGAACGCCGTCCGCGACTACGGGATTCAGGTGGCGGGCGTCCATCACGGCTACTTCGACCAGGCCGAGGATCAGCGGGTCGCGGAGCTCATCGGCGCGTCCGGCGCGCACCTCGTCCTGACGGGGATGGGGGCCGGGCGGCAGGAAATCTTCAACCAGTACTGGCGGCAGGTGCTGAATGCGCCCGTCCTGATCGGCTGCGGCGGCGTCATTGACGTGTTCGCCGGGACCGCCGACCTCGCCCCGGCCTGGACGCGCAAACTGGGCGTGGAGTTCATCTGGCGCGTGGGCCTGGACCGCAAACGCTGGAACCGTGCCCCCCGCCTCGCGCAGTTCGTGCGGCTGGTGCAGGCGGAGAAGCGGCGGATGCGGTAGGGATCAGGAGCGCGGCGCCAACCCCAAATCCCCCCCGAAATTCCCCTCCCAGGCGTTCAGCACCCTTCCCCCCTGGACCAGCAGCACCGTTGGATAGGCACCGACATGCAGCGCGCGGGCAAAGGCGGTCGCCTCCGGGCCACGCCAGACGTTGACGCCACTGGGGGCGGGGGCGGCCACGTCCTCGGCATTCACGGCCCGCACCGGCAGTCCGGCGGCCAGCACGGCGCCCCACAGCTCGCCCAGATCGCCGCAGTCGTGCGAATACACCACGATGACCTCACGGTCCGGGGTCATCCAGGGATGGGCGGGCAGCGGTTCGCCCAGGCGCACCCGCGCGTCTGCGGCGGGAGTGCCCAGGGCCAGCAGCAGCGTCAGCAGAGGCGCACGTTTCATGTGGGGCATCATGCCCGCCGCGCCCGCCCTCCTGCGTGACAGCCGCGTGAGAAGGCCACGGCCTGCCCGCGCGACCTCCTCACCCGGCCAAAAGAAAACCCCCGACAGGCTGCGGGGGTCTGGGTAGCTCAGGGCGTGCCCGGCGTGTTGGGGGCAGGGGCGGTGCCCGGTGCGCGGACGGCCTTGATCGCCTGGGGGTCCGGCTGCTCGTCGCGCAGGGGTTGTGGGCTGGGGTCGGGGGCGTAGCCGGGCAGGTCCTCGATGGCCACGCGCCGGGGCACCACGTTCCCGGGGGGCGTGAATTCGGTCGCCAGGCGGCCGGTTGTGCGGTCCACGTTGATGACGGTGGTACGCGGGTCAGCCGCGCTGGGGGTCCAGCCGGTTTCGCTGTAGACGACGGGGGCAGTATCCCCTTCGATGGGGGTGTTGGCGCTGTCCTTGTACCGCGGGTCCAGCAGCGCGACCTTCACGCCGGGCAGCCAGCCCTGGTCGGGCGCGTCCGCGTACACGATGCCGGGCGGCTGCACGAACGCGGTGGGCGTCTTGCCCGCGTGCGCGATCTCCATCATGCGCCGCCAGATGGGCGCGTTCACCAGACCGCTGTAGTAGCCACGCTGGGGCATCAGGCCGCCCTGCTGCTTGCCGACCCACACTGCGCCCAGGTAGAGCGGCGTGGTGCCCACGAACCAGAAGTCCTTGGGGCCGTTGCTGGTGCCGGTCTTGCCCGCCACCGGCCAGTTGCCGAACTTGGCGGGCCACGACAGCCCCCCCTGGGGCCCCGTGAGGTCGTTCACCACGCCCCGGATCATGTCCAGGCCCAGGAAGGCGATCTGCGGGGTCCAGACCCGCTTGGGTTTGGTGAGGTCGTTCGCCGCGTCGTACAGCACCTCGCCGCGTGCGGTCGTCACCCGGGTGATGTAGCGTGGCGCACGGTACAGGCCGCCATTCACGAAGGGCGCGTAGGCCGCCGCCATCTTCACCGGCGTCGTCTCGATGGCGCCCAGCGCCGCCGCCAGGCCCGTCCCGTCGTTCGGCGGCACGCCCAGCTCACGCAGCTTGGTGAAGAAGGTCTGGAGGCCGATCCGGTCGGCCAGCCGCACCGTCACCAGGTTCAGCGAGCGGTCCAGCGCCTCGCGGATCGTCATGCTGCGGTAGGTGGTGTGGCCCTCGAAGTTCTGCGGCTGGTACACGCCGCCTTTGCAGGTGTCGCAGGGGAAGGAAATGGGTTTGTCGTCCTCGCGGTGGGTCTGGTCCAGCCCGGTCGAGAGCGCGGTGGTGTACAGCAGCGGCTTGATGGTCGAGCCGACCTGCCGCTGGCCCTGCGCGGCGTTGTTCCAGTCGGCGGGCGGCTGGCTGCCGTTCAGCTTCTGCCCCACCATCCCCAGCACCTCGGCCGTGTAGGGGTCGATGATGACGGCCCCCAGCGTCGTGCCGGGCGGCATTCCGGTCGCCTCGCGGCTGGCCGTTTCGACGGCGGTCTGAATCTTGGGGTCGAGGGTGGTATACACCCGCAGGCCACCCGAGCCGTACACCTTCTCGCGCCCGAAGCGGCGGACCAGTTCGCTCTCCACCTGCCCCATGAAGTGCGGGGCGCGGGTGGTCGTCACCGCCTTGAGTTCCTTGGCGCTGCGGTCCACCAGCTTGGCGCTCTTCACGCTCCCGTTCGCGTCGTAGGTGATCTGCCAGCCGCGCGGCTGGAGATTCTCGTGCCAGGCGGCGTCGGCCTGCGCCTGCGTCACCCAGCCGTCCTCGACCATCCGCGAGAGCAGCGTCTTCATCAGCGGGCGGACGGCCTGGTAGTTGAAGTACCGTCCGGCGCTGGGCACCAGCACGGTCAGGTAGGCGCTTTCCGCCAGCGAGAGCTGCTTGGGCGTCTTGCGGAAGTAGGCCTGCGCCGCCGAATAGATGCCGTACAGTTCCACCGGGCCGCCGTCGCCCCAGTAGATCGCGTTGAGGTAGTCGCGCAGGATCTCTTCCTTGGTAAAGGCGCGCTCGACCTGCACGCTCAGCAGCCACTCCTTCACCTTGCGGTCGGGGGTGCGCGCCTGGTTGTACTCATCGAGCAGGAGGGTGTTCTTGATGAGCTGATTGGTCAGCGTCGAGCCGCCCTGCACGTCCTCGCCCTGGGCCACCCGGCGGAACTGCCGGGCAATGCCGTAGGGGTCCACCCCATAATGCTCGAAGAACCGGCGGTCCTCGTTGGAGATCAGCGCCGCCGTCATGAAGGGGCTGATCTCGTCCAGGCGCACCAGTGTGCGGCTGATCGCCTGATCCCCGATCTTGGGGACCAGTGTGCCCAGCGGCGTGCCGTCCCGCGCGAAGACCCGCGTCTCGGCCCCCAGGCTCAGGTTGTCCAGTTGGCGGTAGTCGGGCAGTTCCCGCGTCCATTTGGTGACGTAGGTGGCGCCCACCCCGGCAGCGGCCACTCCGCCCGCCAGCAGCAGCGATACGGTGAATTTCAGAAACCTCAGAAACACCCGGTTTCCTCCTTTGAAAGACGTTCGGACTTCCTGTTCACGCGCGGCGTGCCTCGATGAGCTGCTTCACGCGCCCCCGCAAGTTCTTGCCGCTCAGCGGCTTGTACACGAGGTCGTCGGCGCCAACCAGTTTGGCCTGATCGCGGGTCCGGTCGTCGTCAAAGCCGGTCAGCAGCAAGACGGCCACCCGGCGCAGCCGCTTGATGCGTTTCACCCGCGAGCAGATTTCAAAGCCGTCCATCTGCGGCATCTGCACGTCGAGCAGCATCGCGTCGGGTGTGTGGTCGCGCAGGTACTCCAGCGCCGCCCGGCCGTCCGGCA
The window above is part of the Deinococcus metallilatus genome. Proteins encoded here:
- a CDS encoding zinc metallopeptidase, with amino-acid sequence MIFGPYTFLILIIFVASLLIQGYLSRTYGQWGNVRNSRNLTGAELARRMLDENGLSNVPVNPVPGNLSDHYDPIRKVVNLSEANYYSPSVSALAVAAHEVGHAIQDKVRMPALVLRGHLAVPLSLGMNLAPLLLLAGVFLHFTGLIWLGVILFGAALLFHLITLPVEFDASRRALAYLNGRGLTGGRESQGARAVLTAAALTYVAGFAMALAQLLNVLGIARSQED
- a CDS encoding metal-sulfur cluster assembly factor, whose protein sequence is MEDSNTNAAPQDAATLPTEAQVLEALKVVKDPEIPVNVVDLGLIYGVDIMPGGLVDITMTLTSVGCPVQDLIRADAEMAVGRLDGVNEVNVEFVWTPPWGPDKMTEDGKRQMRMFGFNV
- a CDS encoding rhodanese-like domain-containing protein: MKADSLKDVSPAEGQRMVQEGALLVDVREPNEYQEVHAGGATLLPLSEFEARYAELPKDRELVMICRSGARSARAGQYLLDNGYAKVVNLEGGTLAWKDAGLPTEEGSA
- a CDS encoding rhodanese-like domain-containing protein, which produces MTLPVGVTLIDLRPAELRLREPLSGLTSLPVLAVTLDAIEDGTHGLSADLGPLVVICERGARSGLAARYLQADGLQASAYPGGVPALRRELDRGGAATEDNPG
- a CDS encoding universal stress protein, whose amino-acid sequence is MTHPGNTILVTTDASELGHRALAHAQALARALHADLTVLYVQPDPLPTMAEAYVYVPSNTDQAQEEALRDIRDDLARRLPGARVRVKHADGHPIPRLIIEAAREEGAALIVMSTHGRSGLGRALLGSVAEAVAHHAPVPVLLVRAGHEVKDWTSGETGPG
- a CDS encoding U32 family peptidase, which encodes MARARVKPEVMSPVGGWPQLRAAVEAGADAVFFGVQSTRGQGFHARAKVGFTDEELPDLMRTLHERGVQGFVTFNVLVFDRELREAERQLMHLAQSGVDAIIVQDHGVARLAHEICPDLPIHGSTQMSITSAEGAELARRCGASRVVLGRELSLRDIARIAAQTDLELETFVHGALCVSYSGQCFSSEAWGGRSANRGQCAQACRLPYELLVDGVHRDLGDARYLLSPGDLYALHQVPDLMNVGVNCLKIEGRYKDADFVALTTAAYRRAVDEAWAALPLSVTPQEERDLEQVYSRGLGPHFIGGTNHQQVVRGRAPRHRGVRVGTVRGTTERGVLVELSEEVRPGDGLVFDSANWRTPEGREEGGFLYGLWQRGQPVEAVRPGETAELRFGRGAVDPARVKAGDPVWRTHDPTLSARVKPLLEANDPVHTRPVTAHFRGWVGEVPALTLADEQGRSVTVTLPDALQPARNRALDEAALREQLGKLGGTGYHLAALTVELAGAGFLPVSQLNALRREAAEQLTALRGQAPERRITPRLDEVLREAGQKSRAGAGEGQPRLHVLVRTPEQLGAAIEERPDSITLDYLELYGLKPSVERVRGAGIPVRVASPRILKPTEQNLQKFLLSLGADLLVRSGGLLEGLQTMPDLPALTGDFSLNAANVLTTRALLDLGLERVTPTHDLNARQVTELASLVGAERLEVIAYQHLPVFHTEHCVFCRFLSEGTDYTSCGHPCESHRVALRDERGVAHPVMADVGCRNTVFEGRPQVAGAHLGDWLAAGLREFRLEFVHETPEQVRDVIRAHRAFLAGELAAAALEARLQALSDQGTTEGSLFVPEGFDRLPALPVL
- a CDS encoding DUF402 domain-containing protein, with the protein product MRGAEPVKTERHDVGARQHHTNTGIRPVHTYREHAHGLFVARDFVAHPRIRHWQAHLLPALGAVVCRYDFHGLREHDYYIDIATVTRVDDLWTVRDHYLDLLVHEGMAAEIVDTGELLAAHDAGFIGTAELHHAVTTAHQVLSGLARARYELGGWLAGQGIELDWLSVPEYLTA
- the bshC gene encoding bacillithiol biosynthesis cysteine-adding enzyme BshC, which gives rise to MTRSMAAAYRAGDLPAFFRLGPGDLERAAGETRPDVDRAALAGALRAYHRDLGTLDADVEGLLARLAHPASRVVVTGQQAGLLTGPAYSVHKGADAALLARQLDREDAPVVAVYWVASQDHDAAEVASTTLLDHAEDLHRLTLDVPEGVPVGRVPWLEEWTAQVLSLLDRFDTAPEYRAAVRARVERALAGGGSYADVFARLIHGLLAPAGVLVLDPLHPALARLMAPTLARELERPLEGPTRIEAAAGRLEAEGFIPQLRRPQGATNLFIEEEDGQRRLLRFDGQRFHTDTRPYTPEEVQAVLAADPSRVTPAAGLRPAVQDALLPTLAFVVGPGEIAYGAQLAEVYELHGLRQPLLWPRLSVTWLEPNVVRLLSRLNATAAQVQADPEGVLGRALARERGAEAASAQRLAALEAELYALTTDLAALDPTLEGAAERTRTRTTARIAHLQALALRALARQEDDRTRQLTRLKKHLLPGGVPQEREMNFLTYLLKHGEEPLRKLLSLPPGTQAEVPLT